One genomic region from Phragmites australis chromosome 1, lpPhrAust1.1, whole genome shotgun sequence encodes:
- the LOC133926738 gene encoding DNA repair protein recA homolog 3, mitochondrial-like: MATLLRRASLRRAIAAAAASCSNPESYRQGICGSTFHCQKFSSKAKKKTKSSGTDSGEENMSKKDLALHQAIDQITSAFGKGAIMWLGRSQGHREVPVVSTGSFALDMALGTGGLPKGRVIEIYGPEASGKTTLALHVIAEAQKNGGYCAFVDAEHALDPALAESIGVDTNNLLLSQPDCAEQALSLVDTLIRSGSVDVVVVDSVAALVPKTELDGEMGDSHVALQARLMSQALRKLSHSLSLSQTILLFINQIRAKVSTFGFGGPTEVTSGGNALKFYASVRLNIKRIGLVKKGEETIGSQVSVKIVKNKHAPPFRTAQFDLEFGKGICRSSELLELGLKYKLVKKTSGAMYYFNDVGFRGKDALKSYLTKNESVAKDLETALRQLMETEAPKEQEAEGDSPNDLPEEIVAPETSSEEELAAVIEA; the protein is encoded by the exons ATGGCAACTCTCCTGAGGCGGGCCTCGCTGCGGCGCGCcatcgctgccgccgccgcctcttgtTCGAACCCTGAG AGCTATAGGCAAGGGATCTGCGGCTCTACTTTTCATTGCCAAAAGTTCTCATCTAAAG CCAAAAAGAAGACAAAGTCAAGTGGAACTGACTCTGGTGAGGAGAATATGTCAAAGAAAGACTTGGCTTTACACCAGGCTATTGATCAAATAACATCTGCATTTGGGAAGGGGGCAATAATGTGGCTTGGCCGTTCGCAAGGCCATAGAGAAGTACCTGTTGTATCTACTGGATCTTTCGCTTTGGATATGGCTCTGGGAACTGGTGGGCTTCCAAAG GGACGTGTCATAGAGATCTATGGCCCAGAGGCTTCAGGCAAGACAACTCTTGCTCTACATGTTATTGCAGAAGCACAAAAGAATGGCG GTTATTGTGCCTTTGTAGATGCAGAACATGCTTTGGATCCAGCTCTCGCGGAGTCAATTGGTGTCGACACTAACAATTTACTTCTTTCTCAGCCAGACTGTGCTGAGCAGGCACTTAGTCTTGTTGACACACTGATTCGAAGTGGATctgttgatgttgttgttgtagaCAGT GTAGCTGCTCTTGTTCCAAAAACTGAGCTTGATGGGGAGATGGGTGATTCACATGTTGCTCTTCAGGCTAGATTGATGAGCCAAGCTCTTCGCAAGCTGAGCCACTCCCTTTCACTTTCTCAGACAATTTTGTTATTTATTAATCAG ATCAGGGCTAAGGTAAGCACATTTGGATTTGGGGGACCAACCGAGGTCACTTCTGGTGGCAACGCCCTGAAGTTTTATGCTTCTGTTCGCTTGAACATCAAGCGTATTGGTTTGGTAAAGAAAGGCGAAGAG ACTATAGGTAGTCAGGTCTCTGTGAAGATTGTGAAAAACAAGCATGCCCCACCGTTCAGGACTGCACAGTTTGACCTTGAATTTGGAAAGGGGATATGCCGCAGTTCCGAGCTGCTTGAACTCGGATTAAAGTACAAGCTTGTTAAAAAGACTAGTGGCGCGATGTATTATTTCAATGATGTGGGTTTTCGTGGTAAAGATGCTCTTAAATCTTACCTTACTAAAAATGAGAGTGTCGCAAAAGATCTGGAGACGGCTTTAAGGCAATTGATGGAAACTGAAGCACCTAAAGAGCAGGAGGCAGAAGGCGATTCCCCGAATGATCTGCCTGAAGAGATTGTCGCACCTGAAACATCATCAGAAGAGGAACTGGCAGCTGTAATAGAAGCTTAA
- the LOC133926701 gene encoding U-box domain-containing protein 45-like codes for MDAMEAEEGPFLANDAKLHTGMCRAFHPAVSKLSAIFPFIEASRPRSKSGIQALCSLHVALDKAKGLLQHCADCSRLYLAITAETVLLKFEKARSQLQESLRRVESIVTEDIGCKIVEIIGELEEIAFTLDQSEKEAGDEVINLLQRNNKINGSSDSGELEVFHMAALKLGITSSRAALTERRALKKLIEKARSDEDKRKEFVVSYLYNLMRKYSKFFRSEAGDDTDSQGSSPCSPTVLGMDDMYGSCGNGRAFSRQLSNIQLFNSRFGSFNSRLGSFNCRLGGPKSENMSIPPEELRCPISLQLMYDPVIISSGQTYERVCIEKWFNDGHSTCPKTQQQLAHLCLTPNYCVKALIASWCEQNNFPVPDGPPGSFGVNWRLAFSDSEATGCVSTESFDSTSVKGVKVVPMENVRKEEPANSESGTMDDNSCYDLDINEGYGNLLLLLHGRSSMHKKCRLVEQIRYLLKDDEEARIQMGSNGFAEALVEFLRNAVNDGNEKAQVIGAMALFNLAVNNNRNKGLLLSAGVVELLEQMVSNPRLSGPVTALYLNISCLPDAKNVIGSSQAVSFLVDHLYSHEAGDTKGGSCKSDALYTLYNLSTHQASVPALLSAGIVDALHCLLTESPACEGLGWTEKALAVLISLAATQAGRKEIMSTPGLVSTLATLLDTGEAMEQEQAVSCLLVMCTADDKCIAPVLQEGVVPSLVSISAAGTGRGREKAQKLLKLFREQRQREAPPQQPQQQLAETGNGGAIVCHRESKPLCKSKSRKLGRALSSLWKNRGFSLYQC; via the exons ATGGATGCAATGGAGGCCGAAGAGGGTCCTTTTCTGGCTAATGATGCCAAG TTGCACACAGGAATGTGTAGAGCATTTCATCCTGCTGTATCTAAACTTTCCGCCATTTTCCCTTTCATCGAAGCATCAAGACCCAGAAGCAAGTCTGGTATACAGGCATTGTGTTCACTGCATGTAGCGCTAGATAAAGCCAAAGGTCTTCTCCAACATTGTGCAGACTGCAGCAGGCTCTACTTG GCCATCACTGCAGAAACTGTGCTTTTGAAGTTTGAGAAAGCTAGAAGCCAACTTCAGGAAAGTCTAAGGCGTGTTGAAAGCATAGTAACGGAAGATATCGGTTGTAAG ATTGTAGAGATTATTGGCGAGTTGGAGGAGATTGCATTTACATTGGATCAATCAGAGAAGGAAGCTGGTGATGAGGTGATCAATTTGCTCCAGagaaacaataaaataaatggTTCCAGTGATAGTGGGGAGCTTGAGGTCTTCCATATGGCTGCTCTGAAATTGGGAATTACATCTTCTAGGGCAGCACTCACTGAGAGAAGAGCGCTCAAGAAGCTAATTGAGAAGGCTCGTTCTGATGAAGACAAGCGGAAGGAGTTTGTTGTGTCATACTTGTACAATCTCATGAGGAAATACTCGAAATTCTTCAGAAGTGAGGCCGGTGATGATACTGACTCTCAGGGATCGTCGCCATGCTCACCTACAGTATTAGGCATGGATGACATGTATGGGTCCTGCGGCAATGGCCGAGCATTCAGTAGACAGCTTTCAAACATTCAATTGTTCAATTCGAGGTTTGGATCTTTCAATTCTAGGCTTGGATCATTCAATTGCAGACTTGGTGGTCCAAAGTCCGAAAATATGTCGATCCCTCCTGAAGAACTTAGGTGCCCTATTTCCTTACAGCTCATGTATGATCCAGTCATCATTTCATCTGGGCAGACCTATGAGCGTGTTTGCATTGAGAAATGGTTCAATGATGGTCACAGCACATGTCCTAAAACTCAGCAGCAACTTGCCCACCTGTGTTTGACTCCAAACTACTGTGTCAAGGCCCTGATCGCCAGCTGGTGTGAGCAGAATAATTTTCCAGTTCCTGATGGTCCACCAGGATCTTTTGGTGTAAATTGGAGACTTGCTTTCTCTGACTCTGAGGCAACAGGTTGTGTGTCCACTGAAAGTTTTGATTCTACCAGTGTGAAGGGTGTCAAGGTTGTCCCGATGGAGAATGTGAGAAAAGAGGAACCGGCAAACAGTGAATCAGGAACTATGGATGACAACTCTTGTTACGATTTGGATATAAATGAGGGATATGGGAACTTGTTGCTCTTGCTTCATGGAAGAAGCAGCATGCACAAGAAGTGTAGGTTGGTGGAGCAGATAAGGTATCTTTTGAAAGATGATGAGGAAGCAAGGATCCAGATGGGCTCAAATGGGTTTGCCGAGGCACTGGTTGAGTTTTTGAGGAACGCTGTGAATGATGGAAATGAGAAGGCACAGGTAATTGGTGCCATGGCTCTTTTCAACCTTGCAGTCAATAATAACAG AAACAAGGGACTCCTCTTATCTGCTGGAGTGGTCGAGCTGCTTGAGCAGATGGTATCGAACCCTCGTCTATCTGGTCCAGTCACGGCACTCTACCTTAATATTTCCTGCCTCCCTGATGCAAAGAACGTCATTGGTTCAAGCCAGGCTGTGTCGTTCCTAGTCGACCATTTATACAGCCACGAGGCTGGCGACACTAAAGGAGGCTCCTGCAAGAGTGATGCCCTGTACACACTGTACAACCTATCGACCCACCAAGCCAGCGTCCCAGCCCTTCTTTCTGCAGGCATTGTGGATGCTCTTCACTGTCTCCTTACCGAGTCTCCGGCATGCGAGGGCCTTGGTTGGACAGAGAAGGCCCTTGCAGTTCTCATCAGCCTTGCTGCGACCCAGGCTGGCAGGAAGGAGATCATGTCCACCCCTGGTTTGGTCAGTACGTTAGCAACGCTATTGGACACCGGCGAGGCAATGGAGCAGGAGCAGGCCGTGTCCTGCCTCCTCGTGATGTGCACGGCAGACGACAAGTGCATCGCGCCGGTGCTTCAGGAGGGTGTGGTCCCTTCCCTGGTCTCCATCTCAGCGGCCGGCACGGGGAGGGGAAGGGAAAAGGCCCAGAAGCTCCTCAAGCTGTTCCGGGAGCAAAGGCAACGGGAGGCGCCGCCCCAGCAGCCACAGCAACAGCTGGCGGAGACCGGGAATGGTGGTGCCATCGTCTGCCACCGAGAGTCGAAGCCGCTGTGCAAGTCGAAGTCGAGGAAGCTGGGGAGGGCGCTGAGCTCGCTGTGGAAGAACAGGGGCTTCTCACTGTACCAATGCTAG